In the Ramlibacter tataouinensis TTB310 genome, one interval contains:
- a CDS encoding circularly permuted type 2 ATP-grasp protein — translation MHKFDEMFAQLPATGAIQFQGQSQGGQSQVQVQGVRPHYEGYARWLGRQPQETMKARREEAEMIFRRVGITFAVYGAKDEDGAGTERLIPFDLIPRIIPAHEWRSLEKGLVQRVTALNRFLHDVYHGQEILKAGVIPAEQVLGNAQYRKEMMGVYTPHHVYSHVAGVDIVRAPNAQGQGEYYVLEDNLRVPSGVSYMLEDRKMMMRLFPDLFSQHRVAPVMHYPDLLLETLRASAQPGAPDPTVVVLTPGMYNSAYFEHAFLAQQMGVELVEGQDLFVKDRYVYMRTTRGPKRVDVIYRRVDDDFLDPDVFRPNSTLGTKGLVDAYRAGNVTICNAIGTGVADDKSIYPYVPKMIEFYLGEQPILKNVPTYVGRDPEDLKYILANLKDLVVKEVHGAGGYGMLVGPASTQQEIEDFRKAVEAHPGGYIAQPTLSLSSCPTFVDAGIAPRHIDLRPFVLSGKEVQMVPGGLTRVALKQGSLVVNSSQGGGTKDTWILEV, via the coding sequence ATGCACAAATTCGACGAGATGTTCGCCCAGCTGCCGGCAACCGGTGCCATCCAGTTCCAGGGGCAGTCGCAAGGCGGGCAGTCGCAGGTGCAGGTGCAAGGCGTGCGCCCGCATTACGAAGGCTATGCCCGCTGGCTGGGACGCCAACCGCAGGAAACCATGAAGGCGCGGCGCGAGGAGGCGGAGATGATCTTCCGCCGCGTGGGCATCACGTTCGCCGTCTACGGCGCCAAGGACGAGGACGGCGCCGGCACCGAGCGGCTGATCCCGTTCGACCTGATCCCCCGCATCATCCCCGCGCACGAGTGGCGCAGCCTGGAAAAAGGCCTGGTCCAGCGGGTGACCGCGCTCAACCGTTTCCTGCACGACGTCTACCACGGGCAGGAGATCCTCAAGGCCGGCGTGATCCCGGCCGAGCAGGTGCTGGGCAATGCGCAATACCGCAAGGAGATGATGGGCGTGTACACGCCGCACCACGTCTACTCGCACGTGGCCGGCGTCGACATCGTGCGCGCGCCCAACGCCCAGGGCCAGGGCGAGTACTACGTGCTGGAGGACAACCTGCGCGTGCCCAGCGGCGTGAGCTACATGCTGGAAGACCGCAAGATGATGATGCGGCTGTTCCCCGACCTGTTCAGCCAGCACCGGGTGGCGCCGGTCATGCACTACCCCGACCTGCTGCTGGAGACGCTGCGCGCCTCGGCCCAGCCCGGCGCGCCCGACCCGACGGTGGTGGTGCTCACGCCCGGCATGTACAACAGCGCCTACTTCGAGCACGCCTTCCTGGCGCAGCAGATGGGCGTGGAGCTGGTGGAGGGGCAAGACCTCTTCGTCAAGGACCGCTACGTCTACATGCGCACCACGCGCGGCCCGAAGCGGGTAGACGTGATCTACCGGCGCGTGGACGATGACTTCCTGGATCCGGACGTCTTTCGGCCCAATTCGACGCTGGGCACCAAGGGCCTGGTGGATGCCTACCGCGCCGGCAACGTGACCATCTGCAATGCCATCGGCACCGGGGTGGCGGACGACAAGTCCATCTATCCCTATGTGCCCAAGATGATCGAGTTCTACCTGGGCGAGCAGCCCATCCTGAAGAACGTGCCGACCTACGTGGGCCGCGACCCGGAGGACCTGAAGTACATCCTGGCCAACCTGAAGGACCTGGTGGTCAAGGAGGTGCACGGCGCGGGCGGCTACGGCATGCTGGTGGGCCCGGCCTCGACGCAGCAGGAGATCGAGGATTTCCGCAAGGCGGTCGAGGCCCATCCCGGCGGCTACATCGCCCAGCCCACGCTCAGCCTGTCGAGCTGCCCCACCTTCGTGGATGCCGGCATCGCGCCGCGCCACATCGACCTGCGGCCCTTCGTGCTGTCGGGCAAGGAGGTGCAGATGGTGCCGGGCGGGCTGACGCGCGTGGCGCTCAAGCAGGGCTCGCTGGTGGTGAATTCGTCCCAGGGCGGCGGCACCAAGGACACCTGGATTTTGGAAGTCTGA